The following are encoded in a window of Ogataea parapolymorpha DL-1 chromosome VII, whole genome shotgun sequence genomic DNA:
- a CDS encoding Sterol 3-beta-glucosyltransferase — protein MSGIESTEEPCDSMTESQSLSALEPEERLTRKDSGLQSQSPTKRHFAFSPHRLITSISRHTSPHKPRPKSQSRVPTPKLHPLPPHRLVSPERDKPSIEGISKSFVSFLTAASVYAGFQDLEGEDQQVSPDDVSAGESEDQQDNESSDEQENDDQDDHTFYATDPSPTELTINENTLLPEPEPPRRTLRKARSRFEFSVVKRLSENENDQLAQKRAIALSNKLKRTFDISDTDEFISDYPCWLMGDVLLQGHLYITKHHILFFAFLPKKQGSISKAGALTTKSYPSLREHRKWAVLRNNTFSVYSNSTDLYFPLLVIDLRTALRAEILQSSSTEQNPSKPVWIRIITESRTHWFLADNLASARSWVSSLKKHIFASRNKGDQVAIKIPLQNVVDLELTSVIGVTKNLRIKVIESADTFAIDDYFLMFFSRGEKAVEDIKKVIHDAGMEISEGTSTESEDEPGVDNNLLKSKIELLKKSPSMVQTSSKSNIPAIRMDEPADDFNQEQESAQSSKFVSDDEIVSADDNQVLEEKQPEDNLANAEKESHDKVSRANSRRTWSTRSLVQGLTAITQGWMSPSPMAHFDEKYAVLRGEEDSYFIKDPDQRKAATERFRKHFSLTDGEKLIATYHAYLVKGIPAYGKIYLGSNEMCFRSTLPGTGTIMILPFSDIENVNKEKGFRFGYSGLVVVIHGHEELFFEFASDQARDDCEFMLLKQMDMFKKGSTDSSPPNASEGSSDESCNLAESNTSLASARLRMFENRIHDAIGLDVPIIIEEHPLTKTKVRPLKSYKFTLLTIGSRGDVQPYIALGKALIKEGHQVRIVTHAEFEPWIKTHGIKFASIAGDPSELMALMVTHPTINYNFIKEAKSKFRSWIDDLLVTSWKACQDTDILIESPSSICGIHIAEKLQIPYFRAFTMPWTRTRAYPHAFMVPDQKLGGAYNYMTHVAFENGYWRGTAHQVNKWRVETLGLPKTSLAEMKQNNVPFLYNISPTVFPPSVDFAEWVKVTGYWFLDESETYQPPEALSKFIEQARKDGKKVVYIGFGSIVVSKPSELTQAVVDAVLEADVRCILNKGWSDRLGTKTEIEVVLPPEIYNAGSVPHDWLFPQIDAAVHHGGSGTTGASLRFGLPTIIKPFFGDQKFYAGRVEDLGCGVSLKDLNYKSLARALKEVTTNTRIIEKAKLVGARIRSETGVQTAIETIYNEMEYARSLSISKVKQVSVVKSDEEFDDDKDEEVEGSWLLV, from the coding sequence ATGTCTGGCATCGAGTCGACTGAGGAGCCTTGCGACAGCATGACAGAGTCGCAGAGTCTGTCGGCTTTGGAGCCTGAAGAGCGGCTGACTCGCAAGGATTCTGGCTTGCAATCACAAAGCCCTACTAAACGACACTTCGCCTTCTCGCCTCACCGACTAATCACATCGATATCGCGACATACGTCACCTCACAAGCCACGACCGAAATCTCAATCAAGGGTGCCCACGCCGAAACTGCATCCTCTACCGCCACACCGCCTGGTTAGCCCTGAGAGAGATAAGCCTTCTATAGAAGGCATATCCAAATCGTTTGTGAGTTTTCTCACCGCTGCCAGCGTCTACGCTGGGTTTCAGGATTTAGAAGGAGAAGACCAACAGGTATCGCCCGATGACGTTTCCGCGGGCGAATCAGAGGACCAGCAAGATAACGAATCGTCCGATGAACAGGAGAACGACGATCAGGATGACCATACATTTTACGCCACAGACCCTTCGCCCACCGAGCTGACGATTAATGAGAATACGCTATtaccagagccagagcccCCACGTCGGACGCTCCGCAAAGCCAGATCTCGGTTCGAATTCTCTGTGGTGAAGCGGCTCTCTGAGAATGAAAATGATcagctggcgcagaaaAGAGCGATCGCACTATcgaacaagctgaagagaACATTTGACATTTCCGATACAGATGAGTTTATCAGTGATTATCCGTGCTGGTTGATGGGAGACGTTCTGTTGCAAGGCCATCTCTATATCACCAAACACCACATCTTGTTCTTTGCATTTTTACCCAAGAAACAGGGTTCCATCTCGAAAGCGGGCGCGCTGACCACGAAATCGTATCCGTCTCTAAGAGAGCACCGCAAATGGGCTGTCCTACGCAACAACACCTTCAGCGTGTATTCAAACTCGACAGATCTGTATTTTCCGCTACTGGTGATTGATCTCCGAACTGCTTTGCGCGCGGAAATTCTCCAAAGCAGTAGCACCGAGCAGAATCCAAGTAAACCAGTGTGGATTCGGATTATAACAGAGTCAAGAACGCACTGGTTTCTTGCTGACAATTTGGCTTCAGCTAGATCCTGGGTTTCGAGTCTGAAGAAGCACATTTTCGCATCAAGGAACAAAGGCGATCAGGTGGCCATTAAGATCCCTTTGCAGAACGTGGTTGACTTGGAGCTGACCTCTGTCATTGGGGTGACCAAGAATTTGAGGATCAAGGTCATTGAGAGTGCAGATACGTTTGCCATAGATGATTACTTCCTGATGTTCTTTTCAAGAGGAGAAAAGGCCGTGGAGGATATCAAGAAAGTGATTCACGATGCAGGTATGGAGATCTCAGAGGGAACGAGCACGgaaagcgaggacgagccggGCGTGGATAACAACCTTTTGAAATCCAAGATCGAGCTGCTAAAAAAGTCCCCGTCAATGGTGCAGACCTCTAGTAAGTCAAATATCCCCGCCATCCGAATGGACGAGCCGGCTGACGATTTCAACCAAGAGCAAGAGTCTGCGCAAAGCTCCAAATTTGTATCAGACGATGAGATTGTTTCGGCAGACGATAACCAAGtgttggaggagaagcaACCAGAGGATAATCTGGCAAATGCTGAAAAGGAGAGTCATGACAAAGTTTCCAGAGCTAACAGTCGTCGTACATGGTCGACAAGGTCATTAGTACAAGGCCTGACAGCTATCACTCAAGGATGGATGTCGCCCTCTCCCATGGCTCATTTTGATGAGAAATACGCAGTTTTGCGAGGAGAGGAGGATTCATACTTCATCAAGGATCCAGATCAGCGTAAGGCAGCTACAGAGCGGTTCAGAAAACATTTCTCTCTCACGGATGGTGAAAAGCTTATTGCCACATACCATGCTTATCTGGTCAAGGGTATTCCTGCATACGGTAAGATATATCTTGGGTCCAATGAGATGTGTTTCCGTTCGACGTTGCCCGGAACAGGAACCATAATGATCCTTCCTTTTTCGGATATTGAAAACGTGAATAAGGAGAAGGGTTTTCGATTTGGATACTCTGGGTTGGTTGTCGTCATTCATGGGCATGAGGAACTGTTTTTCGAGTTTGCCAGCGACCAAGCGCGGGACGATTGTGAGTTCATGCTTTTGAAACAAATGGATATGTTCAAGAAAGGAAGCACCGATAGCAGTCCTCCCAATGCGAGCGAAGGTTCGAGCGATGAGAGCTGCAATTTAGCAGAGTCAAATACAAGTTTAGCATCTGCCAGATTGAGGATGTTCGAGAATCGGATCCATGATGCAATTGGCTTGGACGTGCCGATTATCATAGAAGAGCATCCATTGACCAAAACCAAAGTTAGGCCGCTGAAATCTTATAAATTCACGCTGTTGACGATTGGATCCCGAGGAGACGTTCAGCCGTATATTGCATTGGGAAAGGCCTTGATAAAAGAGGGCCACCAGGTTCGGATTGTCACCCATGCCGAGTTTGAGCCCTGGATCAAAACACATGGTATCAAGTTTGCTTCGATAGCTGGAGATCCATCTGAACTCATGGCATTGATGGTCACCCATCCAACCATAAATTACAATTTTATAAAGGAGGCCAAGTCAAAGTTCCGGAGCTGGATCGATGACCTGTTGGTCACATCGTGGAAAGCCTGTCAGGACACAGATATTCTGATCGagtctccttcttcaaTATGTGGTATTCACATTGCTGAGAAGCTGCAAATTCCTTACTTCCGTGCTTTTACCATGCCGTGGACACGTACGAGAGCGTATCCTCACGCCTTCATGGTTCCTGATCAGAAACTGGGCGGTGCCTACAACTATATGACCCATGTGGCTTTCGAAAATGGATACTGGCGAGGAACCGCTCATCAAGTGAATAAATGGCGTGTTGAAACGTTAGGgctgccaaaaacgtctcTAGCCGAGATGAAACAGAATAATGTTCCGTTCCTTTATAACATTTCGCCAACAGTCTTTCCTCCTTCTGTGGATTTTGCTGAGTGGGTCAAAGTGACCGGTTACTGGTTCTTGGATGAAAGCGAGACATACCAGCCACCCGAGGCTCTGAGTAAGTTCATTGAGCAGGCGAGAAAAGACGGAAAAAAGGTGGTTTACATTGGATTTGGGTCCATCGTGGTTTCCAAGCCTTCGGAACTTACCCAAGCAGTTGTGGACGCTGTTCTTGAGGCCGATGTGAGGTGCATCCTGAATAAAGGGTGGTCAGATCGTTTGGGAACCAAGACTGAAATTGAGGTGGTGCTTCCACCTGAAATATATAATGCCGGAAGCGTGCCCCATGATTGGCTATTTCCTCAGATTGATGCTGCTGTTCATCATGGAGGCTCTGGAACGACAGGAGCTTCGTTGCGATTTGGCCTGCCGACAATCATCAAGCCGTTTTTTGGAGACCAGAAATTTTATGCGGGAAGAGTCGAAGATCTTGGATGTGGTGTTAGTCTGAAAGATTTGAACTATAAGAGTCTTGCGAGGGCTCTCAAGGAGGTGACCACCAACACAAGGATTATCGAAAAGGCTAAACTTGTGGGAGCCAGAATCCGGTCCGAAACAGGCGTTCAAACTGCCATTGAAACAATTTACAACGAAATGGAGTACGCTCGGAGTTTATCAATCAGCAAAGTGAAACAAGTCTCCGTTGTaaagagcgacgaggagtttgatgacgacaaagacgaggaagTCGAAGGCTCGTGGCTACTGGTTTGA
- a CDS encoding ATP-dependent permease MDL1 — MLLFPRLLGRSVIHRGLRNPAIAPLSSVRMLSRTWAPLSHTGIVRPAVSLSPVQVARRFSSTSQKFDSQKELKDEPKDGTDGGQKKKSSFKEIWELLRLTKTEIPTMSIAILLLFVSSSVSMVFPMIMGKVIDMAKAEDQKSTISILSYEVPANQFYAAVGVLFFLGASANFGRIILLRKVGERIMAKLRLDILRKIFYQDAKFWDYHKSGDLISRLVNDSTIVARSVTQNISDGLRSSISGLVGIIMMVTISVKLTGYMTLIFPVLIFMSLVFGRKIKALSKDIQKQLGNLTKVSEEQFNFTKTIQSFNNEEYEVGKFRKEVQKLYNLSVYEGRLNGYFFAGNGFVGNVFLIGLLSLGVQMVRQGELSIGELSSYMLYTTFSASSVYSLSNFYSELMKGVGASERVFELIRLQPAIVPSEGKKINVLGNIEFRNVAFKYPTRPTHQVFGSLNLKINKGDHVCLVGPSGCGKSTVAQLLLRHYEPLSGSILIDGQPLTDVSLASFREQTGVVQQEPMLFSGTLRENITYGKMDATEEEIQKVCDLANCTSFINNFPDKLETVVGSRGTQLSGGQKQRIALARTLLLGHRTDKKVSVPEAYSSRGELLLGPSILILDEATSALDAKSEEAIKRTLKLRQEAGLTTISIAHRLSTIKTSDKIVVFNHKGVIVEYDNFDKLYADPKSELNRLLSKSESGEETEEKDE, encoded by the coding sequence ATGCTGTTGTTTCCAAGATTACTCGGCAGATCAGTGATACATCGTGGTCTGCGCAATCCGGCCATTGCTCCGCTTTCGAGCGTGAGAATGCTGAGCCGAACATGGGCTCCCCTTAGCCATACGGGAATTGTGAGGCCTGCTGTTAGCTTGAGTCCAGTGCAGGTTGCAAGAAGGTTCAGCTCGACTAGCCAGAAATTCGACTCCCAAAAAGAATTGAAAGATGAGCCCAAGGATGGCACCGATGGTGgacaaaagaaaaagtcgTCGTTCAAAGAAATATGGGAATTGCTCAGACTCACAAAGACAGAAATCCCTACAATGTCAATTGCCATATTGCTCCTCTTTGTTTCGTCCTCTGTTTCGATGGTTTTTCCTATGATAATGGGAAAAGTGATAGACATGGCGAAAGCCGAGGACCAGAAGTCAACTATTAGCATATTGTCCTATGAAGTGCCTGCTAACCAATTCTACGCCGCAGTGGGGGTCCTGTTTTTCTTGGGAGCTTCTGCTAACTTTGGAAGGATCATTCTTTTGCGCAAAGTCGGCGAGCGGATCATGGCCAAGCTGAGACTTGATATATTGCGAAAAATATTCTACCAGGATGCTAAGTTTTGGGATTACCACAAGTCGGGTGATCTGATCTCACGTTTGGTTAATGACTCGACCATTGTGGCGCGCTCTGTCACCCAGAACATCAGTGACGGCTTGCGTTCGTCGATCAGCGGGCTTGTTGGAATTATTATGATGGTGACCATTTCTGTGAAGCTTACAGGCTACATGACGTTGATTTTCCCTGTTCTCATTTTTATGTCGTTGGtgtttggaagaaaaatcaaggctTTATCCAAAGATATCCAGAAACAACTGGGAAACCTCACCAAAGTGTCTGAGGAGCAATTCAATTTCACAAAAACTATCCAGAGCTTCAACaacgaggagtacgaggTGGGCAAGTTCCGCAAGGAGGTCCAGAAACTGTACAACCTGTCTGTCTATGAGGGACGGCTTAATGGCTACTTTTTTGCAGGCAATGGTTTTGTCGGTAACGTTTTCCTCATAGGACTGCTGTCGTTGGGCGTACAGATGGTGCGTCAAGGAGAACTCTCCATTGGAGAGCTTTCCTCGTACATGCTATACACGACATTTAGTGCGTCAAGCGTGTATTCGCTGTCAAACTTCTATTCGGAGCTGATGAAGGGCGTGGGAGCGTCAGAACGTGTGTTCGAGCTCATCAGGCTGCAACCAGCTATTGTTCCTTCTGAGGGAAAGAAAATCAACGTATTGGGCAACATTGAGTTTAGAAACGTCGCTTTCAAGTACCCAACACGTCCGACCCACCAGGTGTTTGGCTCTTTGAACCTCAAGATCAATAAGGGTGACCATGTCTGTCTCGTTGGGCCGAGCGGGTGCGGAAAAAGTACTGTGGCTCAGCTACTCCTGCGCCACTACGAGCCACTCTCCGGTAGCATTCTCATCGACGGCCAACCTCTGACGGACGTCAGTCTGGCTAGTTTCAGAGAACAGACGGGAGTTGTCCAGCAGGAGCCCATGCTCTTTTCTGGCACTCTAAGGGAGAATATCACATACGGAAAGATGGATGCtaccgaggaggagatccAGAAAGTGTGTGATCTTGCCAACTGCACTAgcttcatcaacaacttccCAGACAAACTGGAAACTGTGGTTGGATCCAGGGGCACCCAGCTTAGCGGAGGACAGAAACAGAGGATAGCCCTTGCAAGAACGCTGCTTTTGGGCCATCGCACCGACAAGAAAGTGTCGGTTCCTGAAGCTTACAGTTCGCGTGGAGAGCTGCTTCTTGGGCCAAGCATTTtgattctggacgaggccacgTCTGCACTGGATGCCAAGTCGGAGGAGGCCATCAAGCGCACGCTCAAGCTGAGACAGGAGGCTGGTCTGACCACCATCAGCATCGCTCATCGGTTGAGCACCATCAAGACCAGCGACAAAATTGTCGTTTTCAACCATAAGGGTGTGATCGTGGAGTACGACAATTTCGACAAGTTGTATGCTGACCCCAAGAGCGAGCTCAACAGACTGCTTTCGAAGAGCGAGAGCGGCGAGGAGACTGAAGAAAAGGATGAGTGA
- a CDS encoding Adenylate kinase 2, giving the protein MPLRLVLLGAPGSGKGTLTTRLLKQIPHLTSISTGDLLRAEIQNSTPIGRLADAYIKEGKLLPDELMAGMVETELAKRKIIDKSFLLDGFPRTTSQALELERRLQDNSINLVVELDVPPDVIVGRIANRWMHSSGRVYNLEYNPPKVPFKDDVTGEPLFQRPDDNPETVRKRLKTYYEQLEPIKRFYQSRGVYDKVGGETSDIIFPQLYRLARSRLD; this is encoded by the coding sequence ATGCCGCTTCGACTTGTTCTTCTGGGAGCACCTGGATCGGGCAAAGGCACACTCACAACGAGGCTATTGAAACAAATACCTCATCTCACTTCTATTTCCACGGGCGATCTTTTGCGGGCTGAAATTCAGAACTCAACCCCAATAGGAAGACTTGCTGATGCATATATCAAGGAGGGGAAACTGCTTCCTGACGAATTGATGGCAGGAATGGTGGAAACAGAGCTTGCAAAGAGAAAAATCATAGACAAGTCGTTTCTGCTAGATGGCTTTCCGCGAACTACCAGCCAAGCATTGGAGCTGGAACGCCGGCTTCAAGATAATAGTATAAATCTGGTTGTTGAACTAGACGTCCCGCCCGATGTGATTGTCGGAAGAATCGCAAACCGGTGGATGCATTCATCGGGAAGAGTTTACAACTTGGAGTATAATCCTCCCAAGGTTCCGTTTAAGGACGATGTGACTGGGGAGCCACTATTTCAGCGGCCAGACGACAATCCCGAGACTGTTCGCAAAAGACTAAAAACCTATTATGAGCAATTGGAGCCGATCAAACGGTTCTACCAGTCTCGAGGTGTGTACGACAAAGTTGGAGGCGAGACGTCAGATATCATTTTTCCCCAGCTATATAGGCTTGCCAGGAGTCGGCTTGATTAA
- a CDS encoding Cutinase transcription factor 1 alpha, which produces MPEIPKFIGKDPRTELPELYARRLDPNRMLQRDITSSAIDEYYGPSTFLHMALKEYMDEKKRTEYLQLFHLNKVEYNYLDGLGCFHIPDEQLFESYIDSYFQVLHPQLPVINKQQFLEDYLTLKNPQSLLLLQSVLFAGSRVYGDPNWTDEERAHQEKISMLLNRRAKALFEHHVETEPIPLLQSMIVFGNYWDSHVGNTKNGIFLNTIKLAASTALCIGLNRNFDQRPELSIMEKNLYKRIWWAIFIRDTYSSFTFARPFSIDLSECEVPWPTRETLVDSKEGSFGYEFDTSDLDKDFFLHKLALAKVTRNIMDNQNLISKITEKGASTYSLLKECDMLLYEWIQKLPDTLKLDVRDKNSPPNFYAACLALEYHTVLLFIHRSNIVSSSRPERASENLDTLPSWSVSFKAAYTVMLIGEYLTKHQLLEKYNGMIIYSMWSAGTMMVYHLYNKDPKISEIAHRSILACINVLAETKKKWPMADFVMFSLKMFLTDKSRRQMLIRGILNTVNKEVNLERRTLYTSVILDESLRRFEPDERRCYGTPLVSAERGTLREPSTVPPITESPSRRKPALLNEGTQGMSPGVLEPSLTELIDENWLPSFDVSGFPDVTGATTPDNMAMSNLVGDLFGVFGGSEYGF; this is translated from the coding sequence ATGCCAGAGATACCCAAGTTCATCGGGAAGGACCCGCGAACCGAGCTTCCTGAGCTGTATGCACGAAGACTCGACCCGAACAGAATGTTGCAACGGGACATTACGTCGTCTGCTATTGATGAGTACTACGGGCCTTCGACGTTCCTGCACATGGCGTTGAAAGAGTACAtggacgagaagaagagaacGGAATATCTACAATTGTTCCACCTAAATAAGGTGGAATATAATTATTTGGACGGTCTGGGGTGCTTCCATATACCGGACGAGCAATTGTTCGAGAGTTACATTGATAGCTATTTCCAGGTCCTCCATCCCCAGCTACCAGTTATAAATAAGCAGCAGTTTTTGGAAGATTATCTGACGCTGAAAAATCCACAGAGCTTACTCCTGCTGCAGTCTGTGCTGTTTGCAGGCTCCCGAGTCTATGGCGACCCCAATTGGACAGACGAGGAACGGGCTCACCAGGAGAAAATAAGCATGCTTCTCAACCGCCGTGCCAAAGCGCTTTTTGAGCACCACGTGGAGACAGAGCCAATTCCGTTGCTTCAATCGATGATAGTTTTTGGAAATTACTGGGATTCCCATGTCGGGAACACGAAAAATGGCATTTTCCTCAATACCATCAAGCTGGCAGCATCAACGGCCTTGTGCATTGGACTTAATAGAAATTTCGACCAGCGGCCAGAGCTGTCTATCATGGAGAAAAACCTTTACAAGCGAATATGGTGGGCCATTTTCATCAGAGACACTTACAGCTCTTTCACCTTTGCCAGACCGTTTTCGATTGATCTTTCCGAGTGCGAGGTTCCTTGGCCGACGAGAGAGACTCTTGTGGACAGCAAAGAAGGCTCTTTTGGCTACGAGTTTGATACAAGCGATCTGGATAAGGACTTTTTCCTGCACAAATTGGCTCTCGCCAAAGTGACGAGAAATATTATGGACAACCAGAATTTAATTTCGAAAATCACGGAAAAAGGCGCTTCCACATACTCTCTGCTCAAAGAGTGTGACATGCTGCTCTACGAAtggatccagaaactgccCGACACGCTGAAACTGGATGTGCGCGACAAAAACAGCCCTCCTAATTTCTACGCTGCTTGTCTCGCACTAGAGTACCATACGGTGCTGCTTTTCATTCACCGCAGCAACATTGTGAGCAGCTCGCGGCCAGAAAGAGCCTCAGAGAACCTGGACACGCTCCCGTCGTGGAGCGTCTCGTTCAAAGCAGCGTATACGGTTATGCTGATTGGTGAGTATCTCACAAAAcaccagcttctggagaagTACAACGGCATGATAATCTACAGTATGTGGAGCGCAGGCACCATGATGGTGTATCACCTGTACAACAAGGACCCGAAGATCTCGGAGATTGCGCATCGGTCGATTCTTGCGTGCATTAATGTTCTTGCAGAGACGAAGAAAAAGTGGCCTATGGCCGATTTCGTGATGTTCAGTCTCAAAATGTTTTTGACGGACAAGTCAAGACGGCAGATGCTGATTCGAGGCATACTGAATACCGTGAATAAGGAAGTCAACTTAGAACGGCGGACGTTATACACGAGTGTCATTTTGGATGAGTCACTGAGACGATTTGAGCCGGACGAGAGAAGGTGCTACGGTACACCGCTCGTCAGCGCAGAGAGGGGCACGCTTAGAGAGCCGTCGACTGTACCTCCTATTACAGAGAGCCCTTCTAGACGGAAACCTGCTTTACTAAACGAGGGCACTCAAGGCATGTCTCCAGGAGTTCTGGAGCCGTCTCTCACAGAACTAATAGACGAAAACTGGCTGCCATCGTTCGACGTATCCGGGTTTCCTGACGTTACAGGGGCCACGACTCCAGATAATATGGCTATGTCGAACCTCGTGGGTGATCTGTTTGGCGTTTTCGGTGGCAGCGAATATGGTTTCTAA
- a CDS encoding Homoserine O-acetyltransferase → MGYKIVKEQPENPFSKLVSGQTIVEIPEFELESGDVLYKVPVAYKTWGKLNDKGDNCMLIAHALTGSADVKDWWGPLIGRDRAFDPTKYFIICLNSLGSPYGSASPVTMDPEYNQLYGPEFPICTVRDDVRIHKLVLDSLGVKQIAMCVGGSMGGMLALEWCFVDEGRFVKNLVALATSARHSAWCISWGEAQRQCIYSDPKYDDGYYSLEDPPVNGLGAARMAALLTYRSRNSFESRFGRGQPTEQQKNKSQQSTPGPDESNAIEDSPSAKEEHWQIHNHGASVHRRSFESRHASRSNSMDSSVSSADTESLSSATSARTRPRRRPQHYFSAQSYLRYQAQKFHHRFDANCYISITRKLDTHDVGRDRPEFDNDAAKALQSLKQPSLIIGIDSDALFTLSEQIFIAKNMPNSTLKKINSPEGHDAFLLEFKEINDLILNFEKAHIKEIMDHEGNNPDWQDDSTEQKESVFGEAEDVANW, encoded by the coding sequence ATGGGGTACAAGATCGTCAAAGAACAGCCTGAAAACCCATTTTCGAAGCTCGTGAGTGGCCAAACAATTGTGGAGATCCCAGAGTTCGAGCTCGAATCCGGTGACGTGCTGTACAAAGTGCCGGTGGCGTACAAGACATGGGGAAAGCTCAACGACAAAGGAGACAACTGCATGCTCATAGCACACGCCCTGACTGGCTCTGCGGACGTGAAGGACTGGTGGGGACCATTGATAGGACGCGACCGTGCGTTCGACCCTACCAAGTATTTTATCATCTGTCTGAACTCGCTAGGGTCTCCGTATGGATCTGCCTCGCCTGTGACTATGGATCCCGAGTATAACCAGCTTTACGGCCCGGAATTTCCGATCTGCACCGTGCGTGATGATGTGCGTATTCATAAGCTGGTTCTGGACTCTTTGGGAGTGAAGCAGATAGCCATGTGTGTGGGTGGATCCATGGGAGGCATGCTCGCTCTAGAATGGTGTTTTGTTGACGAAGGACGGTTTGTGAAAAATCTTGTGGCACTGGCAACCAGTGCGAGACACTCGGCGTGGTGCATTTCGTGGGGAGAGGCTCAGAGACAGTGCATCTATTCCGACCCCAAATACGACGACGGCTACTATAGTCTGGAAGATCCGCCTGTGAATGGTCTTGGAGCTGCGCGGATGGCAGCTTTACTCACGTACAGGTCGCGAAATTCGTTTGAGAGCAGATTTGGCCGTGGACAGCCAACAGAACAGCAGAAGAATAAGAGCCAGCAGAGCACTCCTGGCCCCGACGAGTCCAATGCAATCGAGGACTCTCCTTCGGCAAAAGAAGAACACTGGCAAATTCACAACCACGGCGCCTCTGTGCACAGGAGATCGTTTGAGTCGAGACACGCTAGtcgctcaaactcaatggACTCATCAGTTTCCTCGGCAGACACAGAAAGCCTAAGCTCTGCCACATCGGCTAGAACCAGACCAAGACGCAGACCGCAACACTACTTCTCGGCACAAAGCTATCTTAGGTACCAAGCACAAAAGTTCCACCATCGATTCGACGCCAATTGCTACATATCAATCACGAGGAAGCTCGACACGCACGATGTCGGCCGCGACCGCCCAGAATTCGACAATGACGCCGCAAAAGCACTGCAGAGCCTGAAGCAGCCGTCCTTGATTATTGGAATTGACTCGGACGCGCTGTTCACACTCAGCGAGCAGATCTTCATTGCCAAAAACATGCCAAACTCAACGCTCAAGAAAATTAACTCTCCAGAAGGACATGATGCGTTCCTGCTAGAATTCAAGGAAATCAATGACTTGATACTGAATTTCGAAAAAGCCCATATCAAGGAGATTATGGACCACGAGGGCAATAATCCAGATTGGCAGGACGACAGCACAGAACAGAAGGAAAGCGTTTTTGGCGAGGCTGAGGACGTTGCAAATTGGTGA